Sequence from the bacterium genome:
CCCGAAGGTTCGGCGCGCCCTTCGTCGACGTGGACGAGCGGATCGAGGCGACGGCCGGGTGCCCGATCCGGGACCTGTTCGCACGGGAGGGTGAGCCGGCGTTTCGCGTGCGGGAGAAAGCGGCACTGCGCGACGTTCTCTCCGTGAAAGGGTGCGTGATCGCGACGGGGGGAGGGGCGTTCGCCGACGAGGGGAACCGGGTTCTCCTCCGCTCGTATGCCCCGGTGGTCTACCTCGAGGCCGCCGTGGAGACCCTGCTCGGCCGGCTCGCCGGGGATCTCGGGCGTCCGTTGCTTCGCGGGGAGGATCGGGAAGAGGTGGTGCGGGAGTTGCTGTCGCGCCGGGTTCCCGGGTATCGCACCGCCGACGTCACGGTCCGGACCGACGGCCGGACGGTGGAGGAAGTGGCCGGGCAGGTGGAGGATTGGATCGACCGGACGGAGGGACGGGCGGGTTGAACCCTGAAACGATGACGGTGGCCCTGGGCGACCGTTCCTACGACATCTTCTTCGGCCGGGAGATCTACTCCCTGTTCCAGGAGTGGATCTGCCGCTTCTACCCCGGCGGGACCGTTCACGTGGTGACCGATCGAAACGTGGCCTCCATCTACGGGGACGACATCCGGCGGTGGCTCGCCGGCATCCCTCATGACGTCCTGGCGCTCCCGCCGGGGGAAGAACACAAGAACTTCGACACGGTGAGGGAGATCTACGGTTTTCTGGCGCGCGGGGACGCCGGGCGGGATTCCCTCGTCGTCGCCTTCGGCGGCGGGGTCGTCGGGGACCTCGCCGGATTCGCCGCCGCGACGTACCTGCGGGGCATCTCCTGCATCCAGGTGCCCACGACCCTCCTTGCGCAGGTGGACAGCAGCGTGGGCGGAAAGACCGGCTTCAACCTCCCCGAGGGGAAGAACCTCGTCGGAGCGTTCCACCAGCCGCGGGCCGTCTTCATCGACGACTCCTTCCTGCTGACCCTCGACGATCGCAACCTCCGCGCGGGGATGGCGGAGGTGGTCAAATGCGCCCTTGCCGGCGACGCCGTACTTTGGGACCGGCTTCTCGCGGCCGGCGGGAAGTGGAAGGCGCTCTCCGGAGAGGAGTG
This genomic interval carries:
- a CDS encoding shikimate kinase — encoded protein: MSRGGSFQGVVLVGFMGSGKSSVGRELARRFGAPFVDVDERIEATAGCPIRDLFAREGEPAFRVREKAALRDVLSVKGCVIATGGGAFADEGNRVLLRSYAPVVYLEAAVETLLGRLAGDLGRPLLRGEDREEVVRELLSRRVPGYRTADVTVRTDGRTVEEVAGQVEDWIDRTEGRAG